One Ignavibacteriales bacterium genomic region harbors:
- a CDS encoding DUF6259 domain-containing protein, protein DTSAFRKAFAFWGDSTGRINYEMIHYPENEATAQTSYVPSYRAVVGTFKGDWITASERYRAWGTRQPWAVRSRLNRGVVPEWLLKTSLWVWNRGRSEGVLEPAVDIQKELKLPVSVFWHWWHGCSYDDGFPEYLPPREGTDHFKAALSKAQKSDIHAIVYMNQRLWGMTTKSWAEQGAERFAVKGLDGKVRPETYNTYTQKACATMCMATPFWRNTYAGIASEAVRDLGVDGIYMDQACSSLLCYDPTHGHPLGGGKFWMNGFRLLSTDIRERTRSVRNALLAGEGAGESWLPYLDLMLTLQVSKERYARPNDGWDVIPFFQSVYHAFGVTYGNYSSLTIPPYDELWPDEFAPREPLKLLDRKFATQFYLEQARTVLWGNQPTIANYRPTQRGQRSEEISFLLKLAKVREQGKQYLLYGTFMRPPQISAAVISFPISRENIYAGRKGKTVVDTTKNKRHSDDGIDDTGKDKGESSYQSTSSPVVVGTWLAKSGDVGIAISNVGPTTLPIRFDARQYGFKGGERISLIQENGVKDFGRIGADGNVSIDIPPRDAYIIELIKK, encoded by the coding sequence ATGATACATCCGCCTTCAGAAAAGCCTTCGCGTTTTGGGGAGACTCAACCGGTCGGATCAATTACGAGATGATCCACTATCCTGAAAACGAGGCAACAGCCCAGACAAGTTACGTTCCCTCGTATCGTGCAGTCGTCGGAACATTTAAGGGGGATTGGATCACTGCCTCTGAGCGCTACCGGGCATGGGGAACACGCCAACCCTGGGCGGTTCGTAGCCGACTCAACCGAGGAGTTGTACCGGAATGGTTGCTGAAAACATCACTCTGGGTCTGGAATCGCGGAAGGTCAGAGGGTGTGCTCGAACCGGCAGTGGATATTCAGAAAGAGCTCAAACTCCCCGTGAGCGTCTTCTGGCATTGGTGGCATGGCTGCTCTTACGATGACGGTTTCCCGGAGTACCTCCCACCGCGGGAAGGAACCGACCACTTCAAAGCGGCACTGTCGAAAGCGCAGAAATCCGATATCCACGCGATCGTCTACATGAATCAGCGATTGTGGGGAATGACGACGAAGAGTTGGGCAGAACAAGGAGCAGAGCGTTTTGCAGTCAAAGGGCTGGATGGAAAAGTGAGGCCGGAAACCTACAACACCTACACGCAAAAGGCATGCGCCACAATGTGCATGGCCACACCATTCTGGCGTAATACATATGCTGGAATCGCTTCAGAGGCTGTCCGGGACCTCGGGGTCGATGGCATCTACATGGACCAGGCCTGCAGCAGCCTGTTGTGCTATGATCCAACCCACGGCCATCCACTCGGTGGAGGGAAATTTTGGATGAACGGATTCAGACTCCTTTCAACTGATATCCGCGAAAGGACCCGATCGGTCAGAAACGCCTTGCTGGCTGGCGAAGGAGCAGGAGAATCCTGGCTTCCTTACCTCGACCTCATGCTGACGCTACAGGTCAGCAAGGAACGGTATGCACGCCCGAATGACGGTTGGGATGTTATCCCGTTTTTCCAATCGGTCTATCACGCCTTTGGAGTGACCTATGGCAACTACTCGTCCCTGACGATTCCCCCCTACGACGAACTTTGGCCGGATGAATTCGCTCCGAGGGAACCTCTGAAGCTCCTGGATCGCAAATTCGCGACACAGTTCTATCTCGAGCAGGCACGCACCGTGTTGTGGGGAAATCAACCCACAATAGCGAATTACCGCCCCACACAGCGCGGTCAGCGCAGTGAGGAGATCTCGTTCCTCCTGAAGCTCGCAAAAGTAAGGGAGCAAGGGAAACAGTACTTGCTGTACGGAACGTTTATGCGACCGCCGCAGATTTCGGCCGCCGTGATCTCATTCCCGATTTCCCGGGAAAACATCTATGCAGGCCGCAAGGGCAAGACCGTCGTCGACACGACCAAGAACAAGCGGCACAGCGACGATGGGATTGACGATACCGGAAAGGACAAGGGAGAATCGTCTTATCAATCGACCTCTTCTCCCGTCGTTGTCGGAACCTGGCTGGCAAAAAGCGGGGATGTTGGGATTGCAATCTCCAATGTGGGACCGACCACGCTTCCGATTCGATTTGACGCCCGACAGTATGGATTCAAGGGGGGCGAGCGGATCTCGTTGATTCAGGAAAATGGAGTGAAGGACTTCGGAAGAATCGGTGCCGATGGCAACGTCTCAATTGACATTCCCCCCCGCGACGCATATATCATAGAATTGATCAAAAAGTGA
- a CDS encoding DUF1343 domain-containing protein — translation MGNVKSVQVGADILLHNQLELIEGKSVGLITNHSALLSTSEHLVDALVKRGGFKLQALFGPEHGIRGKAPDRKSIGHAVDPQTGIPIYSLFGKTTKPTRTMLKGIDVLVFDIQDVGARFYTYSTTLTLTMEAAAEKGIPYVVLDRPNPIGGCLVEGPMLDKNLRSFVGWLPLPVVHGLTMGELAAMISGEGWLRNRRASDLRVVKMKGWRRSWAFDRTELRWVNPSPSIRSLQTALIYPGTCFIEGTNVSEGRGTEHPFEQMGAPWIGGIELCSKLRSFHLPGVKFTPTAFTPLSTRAVTTDSKFEGIRCEGVFIKVTDRKRFRPVKTGVCLLHALQDLYPDQLTLKNRRLDELIGTRSVRRAITKGIHPIEIADTWKTENEEFLLKRRKYLLYR, via the coding sequence ATGGGAAATGTGAAGTCCGTGCAAGTGGGAGCTGATATATTACTTCATAATCAGCTTGAGCTCATCGAAGGCAAGAGTGTTGGCCTCATTACAAATCACTCTGCACTTCTCAGTACTAGCGAGCATCTGGTAGACGCTTTGGTCAAGCGTGGAGGATTCAAACTCCAGGCCCTTTTCGGTCCAGAGCATGGTATTCGCGGGAAAGCGCCAGACAGAAAGAGTATAGGTCACGCTGTTGATCCTCAAACGGGAATTCCCATCTATTCTCTGTTTGGGAAAACAACGAAGCCTACCCGGACTATGCTCAAAGGCATCGACGTCCTGGTATTTGATATCCAGGACGTTGGTGCGCGATTCTACACGTATAGCACCACGCTGACGCTCACTATGGAAGCCGCGGCAGAAAAGGGAATCCCCTATGTTGTACTGGACCGCCCCAATCCGATCGGGGGCTGCCTTGTCGAAGGTCCGATGCTGGACAAGAATCTCAGGTCTTTCGTCGGGTGGCTGCCTCTCCCTGTGGTTCATGGACTTACGATGGGTGAACTTGCGGCCATGATAAGCGGTGAAGGTTGGCTTCGGAACCGTCGGGCGAGTGACCTCCGCGTCGTGAAGATGAAAGGCTGGCGAAGAAGTTGGGCTTTCGATAGGACGGAACTTCGATGGGTCAACCCGTCTCCGAGCATTCGGAGTCTGCAGACTGCCCTCATATACCCCGGAACGTGCTTCATCGAGGGAACGAATGTATCCGAAGGACGTGGCACGGAGCATCCGTTTGAACAGATGGGAGCCCCCTGGATTGGCGGAATCGAGCTGTGTTCGAAACTTCGCTCGTTTCATCTGCCTGGCGTCAAGTTCACCCCAACGGCTTTTACTCCCCTATCGACCCGGGCGGTGACCACGGACTCAAAGTTCGAAGGAATTCGATGCGAAGGCGTGTTCATAAAGGTGACGGACAGAAAGAGGTTTCGGCCTGTGAAAACTGGGGTCTGCCTGCTCCATGCGCTTCAGGATCTGTATCCAGATCAACTCACGTTGAAGAACCGCCGACTCGATGAGCTGATTGGGACCCGATCCGTGAGAAGGGCCATTACTAAGGGGATTCACCCGATCGAAATTGCAGACACCTGGAAAACAGAGAATGAGGAATTCCTGCTGAAGCGCAGGAAATACCTGCTCTACCGATAA
- a CDS encoding O-antigen ligase family protein, whose translation MKPESLYRTISHGGLFLFAFSLPISHVPAQFGMGLAFIGWLGEGLVNRNWVVRWHPMFWALIAYVVWNLIAAGLSERPAHSLSAVLDNEWPVLIMLMLYWVVDDDALLSRIVHVFLFASAVAVVYSLWQVGGGVEIYRGSRLDPMGGGFFRSVGFYGFYLTFAAFAMSVFFFASSFSLEFKKWHTTLLSGLSFLAVLGTFARSMWLSFLAAIPIFAFTRGKKIGILVTGILLVVIAGGILSVPALRYRAASIVEPGQNETRLNLWKTAVRVAEHHPILGVGEDNWDLVFERYRVEGYYDTTVHPHNDYLTVLVSSGLPGLLAFVAMWGISMGRGFATALRAQSRVVRATALGGTFSLMGLMIGAMFQNYYGTFINCLGWWFVVGLLLAAERLGSGRTGAA comes from the coding sequence ATGAAACCCGAGTCGTTGTACAGGACCATCTCTCACGGTGGTCTATTTTTATTCGCTTTCAGCCTTCCAATATCACACGTCCCGGCCCAGTTTGGGATGGGACTAGCATTTATCGGTTGGCTGGGAGAAGGGCTGGTGAACAGGAACTGGGTGGTTCGCTGGCATCCAATGTTCTGGGCATTGATCGCGTACGTGGTTTGGAACCTGATCGCAGCAGGTCTTTCTGAACGCCCTGCTCATTCCTTGAGCGCGGTACTCGATAATGAATGGCCGGTGCTGATCATGCTCATGCTGTATTGGGTTGTCGATGACGACGCTCTTCTCAGCCGGATTGTCCACGTCTTTCTCTTTGCATCGGCTGTAGCTGTCGTGTATTCGCTTTGGCAGGTCGGCGGAGGTGTCGAAATCTATCGCGGCAGTCGTCTCGATCCCATGGGAGGGGGGTTTTTCAGATCGGTTGGGTTCTACGGATTCTATCTGACATTTGCTGCCTTTGCGATGAGCGTGTTCTTCTTCGCTTCGAGCTTCTCTCTCGAGTTCAAAAAATGGCATACCACCTTGCTGTCTGGCTTGAGCTTCCTTGCCGTGCTTGGCACGTTTGCCAGAAGCATGTGGCTTTCGTTCCTTGCAGCGATTCCCATCTTTGCGTTCACTCGTGGAAAGAAGATAGGTATTCTTGTCACAGGGATACTTCTCGTGGTGATCGCAGGAGGGATCCTGAGTGTGCCAGCGCTTCGGTACAGAGCGGCATCAATCGTCGAACCAGGACAAAACGAAACTCGTTTGAATCTGTGGAAGACGGCAGTGCGGGTAGCAGAACATCATCCGATTCTGGGGGTGGGAGAAGACAATTGGGATCTCGTATTTGAACGGTATCGCGTCGAGGGATACTACGACACCACTGTGCATCCGCACAACGATTATCTGACGGTTCTCGTTTCCTCAGGGTTACCGGGATTACTCGCCTTTGTTGCGATGTGGGGCATCTCCATGGGCAGGGGATTTGCGACAGCGTTGCGAGCGCAAAGTCGGGTCGTTCGGGCAACGGCTCTCGGAGGAACGTTCTCTCTCATGGGTCTGATGATCGGAGCGATGTTTCAGAACTACTACGGTACGTTTATCAACTGCCTGGGGTGGTGGTTCGTCGTCGGCCTCTTGCTCGCCGCGGAGAGGCTCGGTTCCGGGAGGACAGGAGCGGCGTAA
- a CDS encoding DUF255 domain-containing protein: MSTRAAGIVIVVALVAVGVTVFLTSPGDGTAEGTGAGIVTWHSFDEGVALARKENKKIFIDVYTDWCVWCKKMDKEVYTNGTVGQTMTSNFIAVKLNAESQKGVTFDGTAMTEASLAGTMEVTGYPTVVFLDPTAKPITKISGYMEPKEFTSLLRFIGEDHYKTTSFKDYKNSKRD, encoded by the coding sequence ATGAGCACCAGAGCCGCAGGGATCGTAATCGTTGTCGCACTTGTCGCTGTCGGAGTGACTGTCTTTCTCACAAGCCCAGGCGATGGCACTGCTGAGGGGACTGGAGCGGGGATTGTCACGTGGCACAGCTTTGACGAAGGTGTAGCCTTGGCACGCAAAGAAAACAAGAAGATATTCATTGATGTCTATACCGACTGGTGTGTCTGGTGCAAGAAGATGGACAAGGAAGTGTACACGAACGGAACCGTGGGCCAGACGATGACATCGAATTTCATCGCCGTGAAGCTCAACGCGGAATCTCAGAAAGGGGTAACGTTCGATGGTACAGCGATGACCGAGGCTTCACTCGCGGGTACCATGGAGGTCACGGGGTATCCGACCGTGGTATTCCTCGATCCCACCGCCAAGCCGATAACAAAGATTTCGGGCTACATGGAACCGAAGGAGTTCACGAGCCTCCTCCGATTCATAGGCGAGGATCACTACAAGACAACATCATTCAAGGATTACAAGAACTCGAAAAGGGATTGA